In Desulfosporosinus youngiae DSM 17734, the genomic stretch AAATTTCAGGAATGCTTAAAATATCCAAACGGCTTCAGCACTTAACTGCCTTACCTGAGCAGGTGACTTTTATCGAACCGGAACAGACCATTATGGCGGGTGATAACTTATTGCGCGCGGTTGCCACACCTGGCCATACGGCCGGGCATCTCTCCTTTTATAATGAGAAAGATTCCATCCTCTTTTCCGGAGATATGCTTCTGCCGGATGAGATTCCTTATCCGGGGATCTGGCAGGAAAACGGTCAAGCGGTGAGCGGTTTGCCAAGTTATTTAGAAAGCCTCAAGAAAATAGAAGCTCTCGGTACTCAGCAGTATTTTCCCGGACATGGGTCGGCAAGTGAAAACCTGGCAGCACGTTGTCATGAAATTCGAGAACAGTTGTACCGCCAAATTAATGATTTCTCGGCAGCGGAGACCGTCTATTTAAGTGCCACAAGCATAGGGGAGCAAAGGATTCACCCAGGGGTGCTTTTCATACAATTACACTATGTTTATGGGTGGAAGCAACTGAAAAAACAGGTGGGATGATAAATATGGAAGTTGCTAATGAGAAAGGAAAACCAAAAAAACAAACAATTAGCTTGGTTAAGTATATAGGTCAAACATTAGTAACAGTGGTTCCTATGATCTCAGCCA encodes the following:
- a CDS encoding MBL fold metallo-hydrolase, which encodes MPDIKEVSQNVYKLTIPVPINVEAVNLYLFAGEVPTLLDAGTNTPEVIEAVNEGMKKVGIKRLEQVVVSHWHVDHAGAANTFAKEGARVLVSSRDHQEWASFVHGDAFSLLNEWAIKEWGVPETEISGMLKISKRLQHLTALPEQVTFIEPEQTIMAGDNLLRAVATPGHTAGHLSFYNEKDSILFSGDMLLPDEIPYPGIWQENGQAVSGLPSYLESLKKIEALGTQQYFPGHGSASENLAARCHEIREQLYRQINDFSAAETVYLSATSIGEQRIHPGVLFIQLHYVYGWKQLKKQVG